From a region of the Poseidonibacter antarcticus genome:
- a CDS encoding nucleotidyltransferase family protein translates to MSILQKSEILEKLQTIKNNYSNEGFYIKGLFGSYSRDEADENSDIDILVEATPDFAMKYGFKAISRLEEIKQELSEYFQRPVDIADSSGMGKTAKKFIIDRAIYV, encoded by the coding sequence ATGTCAATTTTACAAAAAAGTGAAATATTAGAAAAACTTCAAACGATAAAAAATAACTATTCTAATGAAGGCTTTTATATAAAAGGACTTTTTGGTTCATACTCACGAGATGAAGCGGATGAAAATAGTGATATAGATATTTTAGTAGAAGCTACACCTGATTTTGCAATGAAATATGGTTTTAAAGCAATCTCAAGACTAGAAGAGATAAAGCAAGAACTAAGTGAATATTTTCAAAGACCTGTAGATATTGCAGATAGTTCAGGAATGGGTAAAACTGCAAAAAAATTTATAATAGATAGAGCAATTTATGTCTAA
- a CDS encoding type II toxin-antitoxin system HipA family toxin, with translation MDKLNIKVNSKSIGKLIKEDDEFIFSYENANKNDFISLIMSVRNKPFIHNKLHPIFEMHLPEGYLLSIIKKHFSKLRKTDDFGLLNIMSNSIKGRLSYKPNFEQINNDYTLDDLLHSKKDTLFDELVNKFALNSALSGVQPKVLATIRNKATMKIDDYIVKSWGEDYKELAINEYYCMEIVRESKIDVPEFYISNDEKLFIMKRFDKVENKYIGFEDMCVLMGKQRDDKYEGSYEQVAKAIKTFVSPRHKKSSLIQYFKMTYLNYMLKNGDAHLKNFGLIYHNLDDIKLAPAYDVVSTTVYIKKDIPALLLLGSKKWWNKNYLERFGIQACDLSKQEIAEAIDQCDIAINKIKKSILERLKTEKHIDKTEVLKNLLVSFSR, from the coding sequence ATGGATAAGTTAAATATCAAAGTAAATTCTAAGTCTATTGGAAAATTAATAAAAGAAGATGATGAGTTTATATTTTCATATGAAAATGCTAATAAAAATGATTTTATATCTTTGATTATGTCTGTACGAAATAAACCATTTATACATAATAAACTTCATCCTATATTTGAAATGCATTTACCTGAAGGTTATTTATTATCTATTATCAAAAAACATTTTTCAAAGCTAAGAAAAACTGATGATTTTGGTTTATTAAATATAATGTCAAATTCTATAAAAGGAAGATTATCATATAAACCTAACTTTGAACAAATTAATAATGATTATACTTTAGATGATCTTTTACATTCAAAAAAAGATACACTTTTTGATGAGCTTGTTAATAAATTTGCATTAAATTCAGCTCTTAGTGGAGTTCAGCCAAAGGTATTAGCTACAATTAGAAATAAAGCTACAATGAAAATTGATGATTATATTGTGAAGTCTTGGGGAGAAGATTATAAAGAACTTGCCATAAATGAATATTATTGCATGGAAATTGTAAGAGAATCCAAAATAGATGTACCTGAGTTTTACATATCAAATGATGAAAAGCTATTTATCATGAAACGATTTGATAAAGTTGAGAATAAATATATTGGATTTGAGGATATGTGTGTATTAATGGGTAAGCAAAGAGATGATAAATATGAAGGTTCATATGAACAAGTTGCAAAAGCTATAAAAACTTTTGTTTCACCTAGACATAAGAAATCTTCACTTATTCAATATTTTAAAATGACATATTTAAATTATATGTTAAAAAATGGTGATGCTCATCTTAAAAATTTTGGACTTATTTATCATAATCTTGATGATATCAAACTAGCACCTGCTTATGATGTAGTATCAACTACAGTTTATATAAAAAAAGATATTCCTGCCTTACTTCTTCTTGGAAGTAAAAAATGGTGGAATAAAAACTATTTAGAAAGATTTGGTATTCAAGCTTGTGACCTTTCAAAACAAGAAATCGCAGAAGCTATAGATCAATGTGATATAGCTATTAATAAGATTAAAAAATCAATACTAGAAAGATTAAAAACAGAGAAACATATTGATAAGACAGAAGTGTTAAAAAACTTATTAGTTTCTTTTTCTAGATAG
- a CDS encoding peptidoglycan D,D-transpeptidase FtsI family protein, with amino-acid sequence MLNQEEDKQRVKKIFWTLLTIIVLLSILIFSIFKTIKNDRRIPTLDITKKELAVRGNIYSSDGFKMTSSKKLYKASIDTRYLDLDKKELFITLFSIYSNISYKRILKKVNKSLKKPGNLVLSYNIDSRSAKNLKELGYKLIQLKVFVSKRVNGNKVLKALDVRESGEKRVYSYENTLTPVVGYIRKYESKNGKTKVKGIKGLEKKFDTILNNTTDGVLSGKRDVLSYITFDKDSTMKQRIDGADLYLNISLKLQKNVEMILDIYKEQLKADEIIVSIMESKTGKVISFASSNRFNPSRILQSDIPSLNVKGIEYPFEPGSVIKPITISLVLDKNRVKKKQLFSAYNKKGKANKKGEYPKGKYKIGRHTIGDDHRFKKHLLTIEDIVVFSSNIGTLQLAQKLSGKEILEGMKSYGFAKRSGIELPYERTGIFPSLKQLSAGESRNEDNVYKATVSYGQGMTSTFMQVLKAYTVFNNEGKISTPRLISHISNNEGNYTQIKKEQKTIISKKTAKTIKDFLVQTVEKGTGRSARIEGLEIGGKTGTAQIAQRGQYQKKYISSFFGFANDKKTSYTIGVTVFNPNSKGRNWYQYYASKSAVPVFKELVNILLQQKYLKIKD; translated from the coding sequence GTGTTAAATCAAGAAGAGGATAAGCAAAGAGTTAAAAAGATATTTTGGACTTTGTTAACTATTATTGTTCTATTAAGCATCTTAATATTTTCAATTTTTAAAACTATAAAAAATGATAGAAGAATACCTACTTTAGATATTACAAAAAAAGAATTAGCAGTTAGAGGAAATATATATAGTAGTGATGGATTTAAAATGACTAGCTCAAAAAAACTATATAAAGCATCAATTGATACAAGATATTTAGATCTTGATAAGAAGGAGTTATTTATCACCCTATTTTCTATATATAGTAATATCTCTTATAAAAGAATATTAAAAAAAGTTAATAAGTCTTTAAAAAAACCTGGTAATTTAGTTTTATCTTACAACATTGATTCAAGAAGTGCAAAGAATTTAAAAGAGCTTGGATATAAACTTATTCAATTGAAAGTATTTGTTTCTAAAAGAGTCAATGGTAATAAAGTATTAAAAGCCTTAGATGTAAGAGAAAGTGGTGAAAAAAGAGTTTATTCCTATGAAAATACATTAACACCTGTTGTGGGATATATTAGAAAATATGAATCTAAAAATGGAAAGACAAAAGTTAAAGGTATAAAAGGTTTAGAAAAGAAGTTTGATACGATTTTAAATAATACTACAGATGGAGTATTAAGTGGAAAAAGAGATGTTTTATCTTATATCACATTTGATAAAGATTCTACAATGAAACAAAGAATTGATGGTGCTGATTTATATTTAAATATATCATTAAAACTACAAAAGAATGTTGAGATGATTTTAGATATTTATAAAGAACAATTAAAAGCAGATGAGATAATTGTTTCTATAATGGAAAGTAAAACTGGAAAAGTAATATCTTTTGCATCATCTAATAGATTTAATCCAAGTAGAATTTTACAAAGTGATATTCCTTCTTTAAATGTAAAAGGAATTGAATATCCTTTTGAACCAGGATCTGTTATTAAACCAATTACAATTTCACTAGTTTTAGATAAAAACAGAGTTAAAAAAAAACAACTTTTCTCAGCATATAATAAAAAAGGGAAAGCAAATAAAAAAGGTGAATATCCTAAAGGAAAGTATAAAATAGGAAGACATACAATAGGTGATGATCATAGATTTAAAAAGCATCTTCTTACAATTGAAGATATTGTAGTTTTTTCTTCAAATATTGGAACTTTACAACTAGCACAAAAATTAAGTGGGAAAGAGATATTAGAAGGAATGAAAAGTTACGGTTTTGCAAAAAGAAGTGGTATTGAATTACCATATGAAAGAACAGGTATATTCCCTTCTTTAAAACAATTATCAGCAGGTGAAAGTAGAAATGAAGATAATGTTTATAAAGCAACTGTATCTTATGGACAAGGAATGACTTCCACATTTATGCAAGTACTTAAAGCTTATACAGTTTTTAATAATGAAGGAAAGATATCTACACCTAGATTAATATCTCATATAAGTAATAATGAAGGGAATTACACACAAATCAAAAAAGAACAAAAAACAATAATTTCTAAAAAAACTGCAAAAACAATTAAAGACTTTCTTGTTCAAACTGTAGAAAAAGGAACAGGACGATCAGCAAGAATAGAAGGATTAGAAATTGGTGGAAAAACAGGAACAGCACAAATTGCACAAAGAGGTCAATATCAAAAAAAATATATTAGTTCTTTTTTTGGCTTTGCTAATGATAAAAAAACATCTTATACCATAGGAGTTACTGTATTTAACCCAAATTCAAAAGGTAGGAATTGGTATCAATATTATGCTTCTAAATCAGCAGTACCTGTGTTTAAAGAATTAGTAAATATTCTTTTACAACAAAAATATTTAAAAATAAAGGATTAA
- a CDS encoding helix-turn-helix domain-containing protein: protein MDFYELGKELASLRKSKKISQQTIANDLHISRATISNFESGSFNDIGLKKVLQLVDYLGYELSLKEKSPFPTFEDIING from the coding sequence ATGGATTTTTATGAACTAGGAAAAGAATTAGCAAGTTTAAGAAAAAGTAAAAAAATATCACAACAAACTATTGCTAATGATTTACATATATCAAGAGCAACTATAAGTAATTTTGAAAGTGGTTCTTTCAATGATATTGGTTTAAAAAAGGTTTTACAACTTGTTGATTATTTAGGTTATGAGTTAAGTTTAAAAGAGAAATCTCCTTTTCCTACTTTTGAGGATATTATAAATGGATAA
- a CDS encoding leucine-rich repeat domain-containing protein — MSQEINKEISFGNINIVSTAEVIKIRDTEQSIINWMILSFDNYKYIKEHLTFKDFTFKTHSIIFEYINRSEDKFLEMIDSNKFNNALLSAFIERSAYVLGSKNIVKEESVLNILSKAPSINIDEDINFILFYAMEKKYAIENKKSENHIALFTFDDLISRSTAKFIDNRLVEVETSYIESIPSELCDTAIATFESLMEQINLQNSDIEVNISDDVINSIPHIYFEIKKDIKIKKDKEQKEQEAFRTLYKWADKYNLSKEEFPREPFDLLALKILVLDHKKIKEIPKELVLLKKLEYIDLSFNKITSLPEEFTELKRLKFLVLKGNNITSLPKDIDKLNQLIYLCFCMNAIKEIPNKLYKLNQLANLCMHDNKLTFISEDINKLNKLRKVSFSNNYIQTLPNTIDTLKNLERLEFENNHIKKIDFHILKLSKLNHIAFDDELLEPILENKDSVLNVNTINLSESKLNKDSEFIKNLSFEIQDTQWVEKEDKRENGCVFLSN; from the coding sequence ATGAGTCAAGAAATAAATAAAGAAATAAGCTTTGGAAATATAAACATAGTTTCAACAGCAGAAGTAATAAAAATAAGAGATACTGAACAGTCAATTATTAATTGGATGATACTTTCATTTGATAACTATAAATATATAAAAGAACATCTTACTTTTAAAGATTTTACTTTTAAAACTCATTCTATAATTTTTGAATATATAAACAGAAGTGAAGATAAATTTTTAGAAATGATTGATTCTAATAAGTTTAATAATGCACTATTAAGTGCTTTTATTGAAAGAAGTGCCTATGTATTAGGAAGTAAAAATATTGTAAAAGAAGAATCTGTTTTAAATATACTTTCAAAAGCACCAAGTATTAATATTGATGAAGATATAAATTTTATTTTATTTTATGCAATGGAAAAAAAATATGCAATAGAAAATAAAAAAAGTGAGAATCATATTGCTTTATTTACATTTGATGATTTAATTTCTAGATCAACTGCTAAATTTATTGATAATAGATTAGTTGAAGTAGAAACAAGTTATATAGAAAGTATTCCCTCTGAGTTATGTGATACTGCAATTGCTACATTTGAATCATTAATGGAACAGATTAATTTACAAAACTCTGATATAGAAGTTAATATATCCGATGATGTGATTAATTCAATACCCCATATATATTTTGAGATTAAAAAAGATATTAAGATTAAAAAAGACAAAGAACAAAAAGAGCAAGAAGCATTTAGAACTTTATATAAATGGGCAGATAAATATAACTTAAGTAAAGAAGAATTTCCAAGAGAACCTTTTGATCTTTTAGCACTAAAAATATTAGTTTTAGATCATAAAAAAATAAAAGAGATACCCAAAGAATTAGTTTTATTAAAAAAATTAGAATATATAGATTTAAGTTTTAATAAAATCACTTCTCTTCCTGAAGAATTTACGGAGCTTAAAAGACTTAAATTTTTAGTTCTAAAAGGAAATAATATCACTTCTCTTCCAAAGGATATCGATAAATTAAATCAATTGATATATCTTTGTTTTTGTATGAATGCTATAAAAGAAATTCCTAATAAATTATATAAATTAAATCAATTAGCAAACCTTTGTATGCATGACAATAAGTTAACTTTTATTTCTGAAGACATAAATAAGTTAAATAAGTTAAGAAAAGTATCTTTTTCAAACAACTATATACAAACTCTTCCTAATACAATTGATACATTAAAGAATTTAGAAAGATTAGAGTTTGAAAATAATCATATTAAAAAGATAGATTTTCATATTTTAAAATTATCAAAATTAAATCATATTGCTTTTGATGATGAATTATTGGAACCTATATTAGAAAATAAAGATTCAGTATTAAATGTAAATACAATCAACCTAAGTGAATCAAAATTAAACAAAGATTCTGAATTTATTAAAAATTTATCCTTTGAAATCCAAGATACACAATGGGTTGAAAAAGAAGACAAGAGAGAAAATGGATGTGTTTTTTTATCAAATTGA
- a CDS encoding response regulator, with protein MKKILLIEDRYKRQELFKNELSFDFEQYKNILDNIILDDFYQLANEMIHNSFNLSQYDIIICHKSVQLEENNDSNSIIVTRLKEYCKKEQKTLIFFSGGISANFYDTSEFEYLELNSKTFYSKNLSLFLDAVRSRDDDIMMLCYGEHWKENIVANVLEKVNLFLFDIQNYNINPSDFTIDGNINKVNYQFHTLNEKTLEEIENYKQSLESYFLIEDKQANKNNSLIIHHDNICDFELFDCIEKFNSTNDIDKYISEMLLEIKEKDFEMIFIKDNLSSNYLELLGLRVAYHIRLSSELGIKRYIPIVIVSDFSTEQLCKFDDMANILFTPNVYLCKNTKEEIEKYQQLDVKNLSEEKYNNKFLNKIQVNPPKDTSGTHDIANKWSISRWAEFLNIQKNAVINVNKEEIENTLYFKYLKANYAQKDKQIDISIKKPSKNGKVLLIDDEWDKGWSDILQAALQKDGLEFESFEYEYKDKTLFNLYMQIQKKVKEYNPDVVVLDLRLSKNDHDNEKDIDSFTGIKILEKIHEINAGIQVIMLTATSKSTILEKLYEKKILGYIKKEHPDDNSISTVENINKFVRLVDEGLERKYLIEIYSTTQKVINILDINFTLPKDEIDCKIFHKFNISKKNYIKFAIKIHNEAQYVFDILDSKLDNRFIYALLSIISSFEAINSIFIKEQRYESDRFWDNTNVNSTSLNDKLEELFTKLGCKNTLNIENMIRNRNNYLHSNIQDVHIKPQQLKELFNTKLLMIETIKEYN; from the coding sequence ATGAAAAAAATACTCCTAATAGAAGATAGATACAAAAGACAAGAGCTTTTTAAAAACGAGTTAAGCTTTGATTTTGAACAATATAAAAATATACTTGATAATATAATCTTAGATGATTTTTATCAACTTGCAAATGAGATGATCCATAATAGTTTTAATCTATCTCAATACGATATTATCATTTGTCATAAATCAGTACAACTAGAAGAAAATAATGATAGCAATAGTATCATTGTAACTAGACTCAAAGAGTATTGTAAAAAAGAACAAAAAACACTTATATTCTTCTCAGGAGGGATATCTGCAAACTTTTATGATACAAGCGAGTTTGAATATCTTGAGCTCAACTCCAAAACATTTTATAGTAAAAATTTATCACTGTTTTTAGATGCTGTAAGAAGTAGAGATGATGATATTATGATGCTTTGTTATGGTGAGCATTGGAAAGAAAATATAGTAGCAAATGTGTTAGAAAAAGTAAATCTTTTTTTATTTGATATCCAAAATTATAATATAAACCCAAGCGATTTTACAATAGATGGAAATATCAACAAGGTAAATTATCAGTTTCATACACTCAATGAAAAGACGCTTGAAGAGATAGAGAATTATAAACAAAGTTTAGAGTCTTACTTTTTGATTGAAGATAAACAAGCTAATAAAAACAACTCTTTGATAATACACCATGACAATATTTGTGATTTTGAACTGTTTGATTGTATAGAAAAGTTTAATAGCACTAATGATATTGATAAGTATATTAGCGAGATGTTATTAGAGATAAAAGAGAAAGATTTTGAAATGATTTTTATCAAAGATAATCTTTCTTCAAACTATCTTGAACTTTTAGGTCTTAGAGTTGCTTATCATATTAGACTTTCTAGTGAACTTGGAATAAAAAGATATATTCCTATAGTTATAGTGAGTGATTTTAGTACTGAACAGCTTTGTAAATTTGATGATATGGCAAATATACTATTTACCCCAAATGTTTATCTATGTAAAAATACAAAAGAAGAGATAGAAAAATATCAACAACTTGATGTAAAAAACTTATCAGAAGAAAAATACAATAATAAGTTTTTAAACAAAATCCAAGTAAACCCACCAAAAGACACTTCAGGAACTCACGATATAGCTAATAAATGGAGTATAAGTAGATGGGCAGAGTTTTTAAATATTCAAAAAAATGCAGTAATAAATGTAAATAAAGAAGAAATAGAAAATACACTTTATTTTAAATATCTCAAAGCAAACTATGCCCAAAAAGATAAACAGATAGATATAAGCATAAAAAAGCCTAGCAAAAATGGAAAAGTTTTACTTATAGATGATGAGTGGGATAAAGGATGGAGTGATATTTTACAAGCTGCTCTTCAAAAAGATGGATTAGAGTTTGAGTCTTTTGAATATGAATACAAAGACAAAACCCTTTTTAATCTTTATATGCAAATACAAAAAAAAGTAAAAGAGTATAATCCAGATGTTGTAGTACTAGATTTAAGACTTTCAAAAAATGACCATGATAATGAAAAAGATATAGATAGTTTTACAGGAATAAAAATACTAGAAAAAATCCATGAAATAAATGCAGGTATCCAAGTGATAATGCTCACAGCTACTTCTAAAAGTACCATATTAGAAAAACTGTATGAAAAAAAGATACTAGGATATATTAAAAAAGAACATCCAGATGATAATAGTATAAGTACAGTGGAAAATATCAATAAGTTTGTAAGATTAGTAGATGAAGGATTAGAAAGAAAATACTTAATAGAGATTTATTCTACAACTCAAAAGGTAATTAATATTCTAGATATAAATTTCACATTACCAAAAGATGAGATTGATTGTAAAATATTTCATAAATTCAATATATCAAAGAAAAACTATATAAAGTTTGCTATAAAAATTCACAATGAAGCACAATATGTGTTTGATATACTTGATAGTAAATTAGACAACAGATTCATATATGCCTTATTATCAATTATTAGTAGTTTTGAAGCAATCAATAGTATCTTTATAAAAGAACAGAGATATGAATCAGATAGGTTTTGGGATAATACTAATGTAAATTCCACTAGCTTAAACGATAAGCTGGAAGAACTTTTTACAAAACTAGGATGCAAAAATACTTTAAATATTGAAAATATGATAAGAAATAGAAATAATTATCTACACTCAAATATACAAGATGTACATATTAAACCACAGCAACTTAAAGAGTTGTTTAATACAAAATTATTAATGATTGAAACGATAAAAGAATATAACTAG
- a CDS encoding MYG1 family protein: MIKQIATHNKIFHADEITAIALLKVFKKDTIVVNRVDHSTEDFSNFDMLIDIGRKFDGVKYFDHHQYKGGKSSAGLIWDYVGLEKEYPKVSRFINLIDKNDVGIKRAGEFEFPSLIRAFNSKEINNEEQNICFNKAVDFTITVLNSMKTMEEDILEAKDIVNNSYFFESNKHIIELDKYTPHWSTFINGNTMPNIKAVVWEDTNENN; this comes from the coding sequence ATGATTAAACAAATAGCAACACATAATAAAATATTTCATGCAGATGAAATTACTGCAATTGCATTATTAAAAGTATTTAAAAAAGATACCATTGTAGTAAATAGAGTAGATCATAGTACAGAAGATTTCTCAAACTTTGATATGCTTATAGATATTGGAAGAAAATTTGATGGTGTAAAATATTTTGATCATCACCAATATAAAGGTGGTAAAAGCTCAGCTGGTCTTATTTGGGATTATGTAGGATTAGAAAAAGAGTATCCAAAAGTTTCAAGATTTATAAATCTTATTGATAAAAATGATGTTGGAATCAAAAGAGCAGGGGAGTTTGAATTCCCTTCATTAATTAGAGCTTTTAATTCTAAAGAAATCAATAATGAAGAACAAAATATATGCTTTAATAAAGCTGTAGACTTTACAATTACAGTATTAAACTCTATGAAAACTATGGAAGAAGATATTTTAGAAGCAAAAGATATTGTAAATAATTCATACTTCTTTGAATCAAATAAACATATTATAGAATTAGATAAATACACTCCTCATTGGAGTACTTTTATAAATGGCAATACAATGCCAAATATTAAAGCAGTTGTTTGGGAAGATACAAATGAGAACAACTAG
- a CDS encoding ankyrin repeat domain-containing protein, translating into MNTKFKNIVKTQNIKELNKFLSKGGDLSKISLTDILIKLYIKKISIEVSFIKELIKNNIDIYSKGCKTISRSSGIKIKFKDESSDRKKIKDETTAPTSLMIASLIGNNEIVKLLLDRGCNINVQTKKQGLTAFMFAVVGNNINTIKLLKDRGADIFEKAKYKIKILETDPNCEFGIKTKIKEIKDIEVSSFGMCSNIKIIKMLIDYGFNPNEKIRIDNLKRFLAKEISDSHRNALFYACKESDLKLAKLLIKKGNFIKEEYLVNACKKLDIKMIRLLVDSGVDVNIPKLKAKKSQMSPLSIVCSKSNARTIDEYEIFNCINYFIQNGADLNLDSPLMSACSLRIEEDIFYRKSGLESEFLADVNLNIVSLLIKNGADVNFINQKGKSILMNTTERTNGFEVAKILIKNDADVNHKDKLGNNVIMNIKVDLQYIDYTNDCWDEIHEKIEEDYNHDLIKPIRIINLLLDNGTDINAKNNMGMTALMKYSFEGNRMFVKTLLERGADINVKSEMTAYDLALNTDIKNDIDIVKNNTPQNLVKILSNFTIDKPIKYTTHTWDFGELQKEYGNFDGYMKQVKKQFESMKTELEILSPNLYEKVNCFLMEKEPSSEYNWCSKAKINIGWSSLDGLKEHCDSGKNPFDFKLPKPVMLPPRKHLSTFGDIINLFKQEIELRADFNNLETIFKSQNINLDLSSAKLSNRQFYTDTSKFSQAISKIFDEIKKREELKDIEVTTKELEDRSIEIKISHIDSKSSRSADELLQRSKEAGDIADIVSSLQNLCDYSIESRYEDTNFRVNFLYSNNVKDIIEIEEKPKGFTHILRFYK; encoded by the coding sequence ATGAATACTAAATTTAAAAACATTGTAAAAACACAAAATATTAAAGAACTAAATAAATTTTTATCAAAAGGTGGTGATTTATCTAAAATTTCACTAACTGATATCTTAATAAAATTATATATTAAAAAAATTTCTATTGAAGTAAGCTTTATAAAGGAGCTTATTAAAAATAATATAGACATATACTCTAAAGGATGCAAAACAATTTCTAGATCATCTGGAATAAAAATTAAATTCAAAGATGAATCAAGTGATAGAAAAAAAATCAAAGATGAGACAACAGCTCCTACTTCACTTATGATAGCTTCTTTAATTGGTAATAATGAAATTGTTAAATTATTACTTGATAGAGGTTGTAATATTAATGTGCAAACAAAAAAACAAGGTTTAACTGCTTTTATGTTTGCAGTAGTTGGGAATAATATAAATACTATAAAATTATTAAAGGATAGAGGAGCTGATATATTTGAAAAAGCAAAATATAAAATAAAAATACTGGAAACAGACCCTAATTGTGAATTTGGCATTAAAACTAAAATAAAAGAAATCAAAGATATTGAAGTTTCTTCTTTTGGGATGTGTTCAAATATTAAGATTATAAAAATGTTAATTGATTATGGTTTTAATCCTAATGAAAAAATCAGAATAGATAATTTAAAAAGATTTTTAGCAAAAGAAATATCAGATTCACATAGAAATGCTTTATTTTATGCTTGTAAAGAAAGTGATTTAAAACTTGCAAAATTACTTATTAAAAAAGGCAATTTTATAAAAGAAGAATATTTAGTGAATGCATGTAAAAAACTAGATATTAAGATGATAAGACTTCTTGTTGATTCAGGAGTCGATGTTAATATCCCTAAGTTGAAAGCTAAAAAATCTCAAATGAGTCCTTTATCAATAGTATGTTCTAAAAGCAATGCAAGAACAATAGATGAATATGAAATATTCAATTGTATTAATTATTTCATACAAAATGGAGCTGATCTAAACCTTGATAGTCCATTGATGTCAGCCTGTTCACTTAGGATTGAAGAAGATATTTTCTATAGAAAATCTGGTCTTGAAAGTGAATTTTTAGCGGATGTAAACTTAAATATTGTCTCTTTACTTATTAAAAATGGAGCAGATGTTAATTTTATTAATCAAAAAGGAAAAAGTATTTTAATGAATACGACAGAAAGAACTAATGGTTTTGAAGTGGCAAAAATTTTAATAAAAAATGATGCTGATGTAAATCATAAAGATAAGCTTGGTAATAATGTGATTATGAATATAAAAGTAGACCTTCAATACATTGATTATACTAATGATTGCTGGGATGAAATACATGAAAAAATTGAAGAAGATTACAATCATGATTTAATAAAACCAATTAGAATAATTAACCTTCTCTTAGATAATGGCACAGATATAAATGCTAAAAATAATATGGGAATGACTGCACTTATGAAGTACTCTTTTGAAGGCAACAGAATGTTTGTAAAGACATTACTTGAAAGAGGTGCAGATATTAATGTTAAAAGTGAAATGACTGCATATGACTTAGCATTAAATACAGATATTAAAAATGATATTGATATAGTTAAAAATAATACTCCTCAAAATTTAGTAAAAATTTTATCAAACTTCACTATAGATAAACCAATCAAATACACAACTCATACATGGGATTTCGGTGAGTTACAAAAAGAGTATGGAAATTTTGATGGGTATATGAAACAGGTTAAAAAACAATTTGAGAGTATGAAAACTGAACTTGAAATACTTAGCCCAAATCTGTATGAAAAAGTAAACTGTTTTTTGATGGAAAAAGAGCCATCAAGTGAATATAACTGGTGTAGTAAAGCTAAAATAAATATAGGTTGGTCAAGCTTAGATGGACTAAAAGAGCATTGTGATAGTGGGAAAAATCCTTTTGATTTTAAGCTTCCTAAACCTGTGATGCTTCCACCTAGAAAGCACTTATCAACTTTTGGAGATATTATCAATCTTTTTAAACAAGAGATAGAACTAAGAGCTGATTTTAACAATCTTGAAACTATATTCAAATCTCAAAATATCAATCTTGACCTATCAAGTGCAAAACTATCAAATAGACAGTTTTATACAGATACATCTAAATTCTCTCAAGCTATTAGTAAGATATTTGATGAGATTAAAAAAAGGGAAGAGTTAAAAGATATAGAAGTAACTACAAAAGAGCTAGAAGATAGATCAATAGAAATAAAAATCTCCCATATAGACTCAAAAAGTAGTAGAAGTGCTGATGAACTTCTTCAAAGATCAAAAGAAGCAGGAGATATAGCTGATATAGTTTCATCTCTTCAAAATCTTTGTGATTATAGCATTGAATCGAGATACGAGGATACAAACTTTCGAGTGAACTTTTTATATAGTAACAATGTCAAAGATATAATAGAAATAGAAGAAAAACCAAAAGGATTTACTCATATTTTGAGATTTTATAAGTAA